DNA from Streptomyces sp. Edi4:
GTGGTGATGCCGGGCGTCAGCGGGCTCGACGTGGCCCGCTACCTCAGCAGGCTGTCCCAGACCCGGCTGATCCCCGTCATCCTGGTGACCGGCATGGGCCACGACAGCGCCACGGCCGACGAGGCCCTGCGCCTCGGCGTCGCCGACTACCTGATCAAGCCGCTCGACCCGTGGGCCCTGCGGATCAAGGTGGGCTACCTCTACCGTACGAGCGCCCTGCCGCCGGGCGCCCCGCCCCACCGGCGCGGCCCGCGCGGCCGCCCGGCCGAACCGCCGCCGCTCTCCGCCCAGACCGCACAGCGCGCCGGCCAACTACCGTCCATGCGACGCCAGTTGCGCCCGTCCGACGTGGTACGCGTCCCGCGCCGGCCGGATGAGCCCCCGCTCTGAGGGCCGGGTGCGCGCCCCACCGGGGACGTGTTGCCCGTTGATCGGTTCGGATCGACCCTGCCCGGCACCGGGGTCCGCGGGGCGGCCACCGGGCATGATGGTGGACGCACCCCGAGCGGTGTCGCCGCGAACCCTGGCGGCGCCGCTGTGCTGTCCGGCGCTAGGAAGCAGTCGTCCGGTCCGCGTGCTGATGTGCCTCTTCTGAAAGGATCGTGGGGGTTTCCTCATGCGTGCCAACGCGTCCGGGTTCGGACTGTGGGAACGAGTGGTGGAGGCGTCCACCGTGCTCGAGTTGTTCGGAGAGATCGACATCGAGGCCCGAATCGCCCTCGGACCCGCTGTGGAGAAAATGATCGACCGCGAGGCGCCCGAAGTGGTGGTGGACCTGCGCCCCGTCACGTTCCTGGACGCGGGAGGCCTGCGGCTGCTGATCGCGGTCAAGGACGGCGTGAGCGCGCGGGGCGGCACCCTGAGAGTGGTCCGGGGCGCCCCCGGCGTCATGCGCCTGTTCCGCCTGGCCAACCTGGAATCCGCCTTCGTCCTCCTGGACCGCGTCCCCGCGTCCCTGTCCGACGCCCACCACTCCCCGGGCCCGGCTCCTCCGGACGACTTCCTGCCGCACTCCGCGTGCGGGGGCCGGGACACCTGAGGGCCACGTGGGCCTGGGCAGGATGCCGGGCGACTCCGCCCGTCGCCGCCGCGGCGCGCGCGAATGCGGCCGAGGTCGTGCGCGATGGCGCGGCCGGCCGTGAGGGATGCGAGGCGCAAGGGGCCATCCGCGCGGTCGACAACGTCGGCGAGCCCGGACGCCAGAGCCTCGTTTCCCCCGCTCAGTCGGCGAGCGTCGGGGGATCCACTTCGACGGCCCCCGCCGGCTCGGCCTCGGGCACGGCGCTGATCCGCCGGCCGTCACGGTAGTACCGCCACGCGCTCTTGTA
Protein-coding regions in this window:
- a CDS encoding response regulator; protein product: MPADMKVLLVDDHEDNLFAMESILGPLGYPLELATSGDAALKAALHGGIAVAVLDVVMPGVSGLDVARYLSRLSQTRLIPVILVTGMGHDSATADEALRLGVADYLIKPLDPWALRIKVGYLYRTSALPPGAPPHRRGPRGRPAEPPPLSAQTAQRAGQLPSMRRQLRPSDVVRVPRRPDEPPL
- a CDS encoding STAS domain-containing protein, which encodes MRANASGFGLWERVVEASTVLELFGEIDIEARIALGPAVEKMIDREAPEVVVDLRPVTFLDAGGLRLLIAVKDGVSARGGTLRVVRGAPGVMRLFRLANLESAFVLLDRVPASLSDAHHSPGPAPPDDFLPHSACGGRDT